A part of Bufo bufo chromosome 7, aBufBuf1.1, whole genome shotgun sequence genomic DNA contains:
- the LOC121007497 gene encoding uncharacterized protein LOC121007497 isoform X2, with protein sequence MKVDRFVRLNELEESGCLAPKGRPMTLGLSDSGEMMCSVTLETFYPGYLHIEWKCRRETSTEVLSSQEVYRESPDGRSFSASSEVRISQDLLRCPESTVHLSWEHEYTSTKGQQTFSISDQDFLWRPVVDDIQTPQRLYHEIPAVLQCHISGYYPDAVAVKWFRKNNRNLELCEESDEVSLPKIRSSKNPDNTYSCTARLMMTPRLRNHQGAEYICRVEHPSLEEAIKKSSGGINLLAKPQLESIGKTLLEHMSIRFSLHLKTFYPKDIKVKWHHGEEDLREGVKRGTRHTETLTEREDSLFDVISECCLFAPSFGDPQYKAYVTWEHESMDGPETRMLCVRDLPWTPFVEDIFVLWLIDNERTRMMCRIYNFFPNKLTVSWYKKQDGAVSAVQDSEDITTEVSPPEMKNKTFGCTATLWFTPDAEKDEGSEFICRVEHPSLEHPIEKSTGPLHISRPGD encoded by the exons GCAGGCCAATGACGCTCGGCCTGAGTGACAGCGGCGAGATGATGTGCTCCGTCACGCTGGAGACATTTTATCCTGGATATCTCCATATTGAATGGAAGTGTAGACGAGAGACGTCAACAGAGGTTTTATCATCCCAAGAGGTCTACAGAGAAAGTCCTGATGGAAGATCATTCTCAGCGAGTAGTGAGGTCAGAATTTCCCAGGATCTCCTCAGATGTCCAGAATCCACAGTACACCTCAGCTGGGAACACGAATATACAAGCACCAAGGGGCAGCAAACCTTCTCAATCAGTGATCAAG ATTTCCTTTGGAGGCCAGTAGTCGATGACATACAGACACCACAGCGTTTATACCATGAAATCCCCGCTGTCCTACAGTGCCACATATCAGGATATTACCCGGACGCCGTCGCCGTGAAGTGGTTCAGGAAAAATAATCGTAATCTTGAGTTATGTGAAGAGTCTGATGAGGTTTCACTTCCAAAAATCAGATCAAGTAAAAATCCCGACAACACCTACAGCTGTACAGCAAGGCTAATGATGACGCCTAGACTGAGAAACCACCAGGGGGCAGAATACATTTGCCGAGTAGAACATCCTTCTCTGGAAGAGGCAATCAAGAAAAGCTCAGGAGGAATCAACCTGCTGG CAAAACCTCAGCTGGAGTCAATAGGGAAGACGCTGCTTGAGCATATGTCGATTCGGTTTTCCTTGCATCTTAAGACTTTTTACCCAAAAGACATCAAGGTGAAGTGGCATCATGGGGAGGAGGACCTCAGAGAAGGGGTGAAGAGGGGGACGAGACACACAGAAACGTTGACAGAACGGGAAGATTCATTGTTCGATGTAATCAGTGAATGTTGTCTATTTGCACCGAGCTTTGGAGATCCCCAGTATAAAGCGTATGTAACCTGGGAGCACGAGTCCATGGACGGACCTGAGACCAGGATGTTGTGTGTGAGAG ATTTGCCCTGGACCCCATTTGTGGAAGATATATTTGTTCTCTGGTTGATAGATAATGAAAGAACCAGGATGATGTGTCGGATTTACAACTTTTTTCCCAACAAACTGACCGTGTCCTGGTATAAGAAGCAAGATGGAGCTGTGTCTGCAGTGCAGGACTCTGAGGACATCACTACTGAGGTTTCTCCACCTGAAATGAAAAACAAGACATTCGGCTGTACAGCAACTTTATGGTTTACTCCAGATGCGGAGAAGGACGAAGGGTCCGAATTTATCTGTAGGGTGGAGCATCCCAGCCTGGAACATCCGATAGAGAAAAGCACCGGACCCCTCCATATATCCAGGCCTGGTGATTAG